A segment of the Pantoea trifolii genome:
GGTGCCGATGTCGGTCATGTCGGTTTCAACGGTGATGATGCCTTTACCGTCCAGATGCACGCGCGCACCGGAAGACGTCACCATGTTGTTACGAAAGCCCGCTGCAACGCCCATGCCGACCAACCAGCGCCCATCCTTAACCATCGCCGGTTTAGCGTTGCGACCTGACCAGCCAAACCGCTCGGCGCCGGTGTTCAAACACTCAACCAACTGACGGCGGGAGAAAGGGCGCTCGGGTTTAGCCGGATCGACCTGCGTATCATTGAGAATGCGGAAAGCGATGGGATCGATCCCGACTTTTTCCGCCATTTCATCGATGGCAATCTCCAGCGCCATCAATCCCGGCGCTTCGCCCGGTGCGCGCATGGCGTTACCTTCAGGTAGATCCAGCGTGGCCAGTCGTAATCCGGTAAAGCGGTTAGCACCGGCGTAAAGCAGTTCCGTCTGCTGCACGGCAGTTTCCGGTGTGCCATCCGGCAAATTACCGGACCAGCTTTCATGCGCGATGGCCTGAATCTTACCGGATTGATCGGTGCCGATGCGGATGTGCTGAATGGTGGCCGGTCGATGCGTGGTGTTATTGGCGATGAGTGGCCGAGGCAGCATCACTTTGACCGGACGCTGAACGGCGCGCGCGCCCAACGCAGCTAACACCGCATCGCTGCGCAGGAACAGCTTGCCGCCAAAGCCGCCGCCGATATAAGGCGACACGATGCGGATCTTTTCCATCGGCATGTTGAGCGTGGCGGCCAGATCGGTGCGGCACCAGTCGATCATCTGATTCGAGGTCCAGACGGTGAGTTTGTCACCTTGCCATGTTGCCATCGAGGCGTGCGGTTCCATCGCGGTATGACTCTGGTCCGGCGTGGTGTAGTGCGCATCCAACTTGACGCCAGACGCAGCAAACGCAGCGGCGAAATCACCCACGGCCTTGTCAGGCGTGTCTTCGGGAGAGGAAGTGACCTCCGGCTTTTGCTGCGCGAGATTATAAACACCGTGCTCTCGCTGATAATCCACCTTGACTAAACTCGCCGCGGCACGCGCCTGCTCAAACGTCTCGGCAATCACCAATGCGACCGCCTGATGATAGTGTTCGATGGTATCTTCAGCCAACAAACGGGCCGTATTTTTATCGCCTTTACCCAGTTTTCCTGCGTTGTTAGCTGTCACCACCGTTAAGACGCCCGGCGCATTTTGCGCGGCTTGCACATCAATGGCGGTGATTTTCCCTTTGGCGATCGGCGCGCCGACCACATAGCCGTACGCCGCATCGGGCGCTTCGTTATGCCATTCGTAAGCGTAATGCGCCTGGCCGGAGGTTTTCAGCGGTCCGTCGATACGATTAAGTGGTTGACCGACCACTTTGAGCTGATCAATCGGATTATTGCCTGCGGGTTTTTCGAATTTCATCAGTTATCCCCTCGCTTCTGCCAATACGGAAGCGAGCGTGCGCTGCGCCAGAATGATTTTGAACTCGTTTTCAGCGGTGGGTTGTGCCGTGGCAAATAGCCGATCGCTCACCGCCTTAGCGCCCTGAATCACCGCGTTATCCGCCTCTTCCAGCCGCCACGGCTGATGTGCCACGCCACCGAGCGCCACGCGACCGGAGTTATCCGGCTGAATGATGGCGGCGACCGAGACCAGCGCAAAAGCGTAGGACGCGCGATCGCGCACCTTACGGTAAATGTGTGTGCCGCCCAGCGGTGCCGGCAGTGAAACCGCAACAATCAGCTCGCCAGGATTGAGCACGGTTTCCAGATGCGGCGTGTTGCCAGGCGCGCGATAGAATTCAGCAATCGGGATGTTGCGCTCACTGCCATCCGGGCTGACCGTTTCTACCACCGCATCCAGCAAACGCATCGCCACTGCCATATCGCTCGGGTGGGTGGCGATACAGTCTTGACTGGTACCGACCACCGCATGCTGGCGACTAAAGCCGTCCAGCGCCGCGCAGCCGCTGCCGGGCAAACGCTTGTTGCACGGTTGGTTGGTATCATAGAAGTAGGGACAACGCGTACGCTGCAACAAATTTCCTGCGGTGGTTGCCTGATTGCGTAACTGGCCGGAAGCGCCAGCCACTAACGCGCGCGACAGCACGCCATAATCACGACGAACGCGCGCATCGGCCGCCAGATCGGTGTTACGCACCAACGCGCCGATGCGTAATCCGCCATCCGCCATGGCTTCAATTTTGTCCAGCTCAAGGCCATTCACATCAATAAGATGTGCGGGTGTTTCAATCTCCAGCTTCATCAGGTCGAGCAAATTGGTGCCGCCCGCGATGAATTTGGCATTGGTGTGTTGCTGTGCGCTGGTAGCGGCTTCGGCCGGGGTTTTTACCCGCTGATAGGTGAAGGCTTTCATGATTCCAGGCCCTCCGCGTACTCTTCTATCGCCGCAAGAATGTTGGAATAGGCCCCGCAACGACAGATATTGCCACTCATACGCTCGCGGATTTCATCCGCGGTGAGTTGCGGTGCGGAGACTAAATCGTGGGTGACGTGGCTGGGAATGCCCGCTTTGATCTCTTCCAGCACCGCCATCGAGGAACAGATTTGCCCCGGCGTGCAGTAGCCGCACTGGTAACCATCATGCTTAATGAATGCCGCCTGCAAGGGATGCAGCTCGTCAGGATTTCCTAAGCCTTCAATGGTGGTGATTTCCGCATCCTGCTGCATCACGGCGAGCGTCAGGCACGAATTGATGCGACGACCGTTGACCATTACCGTACAGGCGCCGCATTGACCGTGATCGCAGCCTTTTTTGGTGCCGGTCAGATGCAGGTGCTCACGCAACGCGTCCAGCAGAGTGGTGCGGGTATCCACATCTAATTGCTGCTGTATGCCGTTGACTTTGAAGCTGATTGGCAACATTGCAGGCGCGGGTGTTGTTAAGTGTTGGCTGCTCATGCCAAACCTCCAGTAAAAGGGTGAAATGTTGAGGTACAACTTATTTTTGTATGGTTTTAGAAGGGTAAGCATAGTCGGCATCTGCAAAAGCACTATCGGCAATCACTGAATGGGTTTATGAGCGAGAGTAATAAAAGCTGGTAGGGGCGGTTAAATGGGAGTGAAAAGCCTATGACAAAATGGGGTCACGATGACATCGATATAAATCCAACATAGTGTGTTTTATTGGCCTCAAGTGGCTTTTACACCCAATATGTTGGATTTAAGTTTGTCTTAGACGAGCTGTTGTTCCAAAAAGGCGATGAACGCTCTTACCTTGGAATTTAGCGCCGAACGCTCGTTAACACAGGCATAAATATTCATTGGCAAAGCCGCAACATCGCTTTTATCTCCTTGATCTGAGTGGAACAAAGCTATGAGTTGGCCCCGCTCAATCAACGGTTGAGCGATAAAACTCGCCAGCCGGGCAATGCCACCGCCGTTTTCGGCGATTTTCGCAATGATATCAATATCGTCACTGATGAACTCTGGATTGAGCTTTGCGTTCACCGGCTGGCCGTTGACCATAAACGTCCACGGAAGAAAGCGTCCATCGGTTGGATAGCGGAAAACTAAACATGCGTGCTGGCTCAGCTCTTCAGGCATTTTAGGAATGCCCGCGCGCGCCAGATAAGCGGGTGCTGCGCAGAAGATAAAGGGTAATGAGGCAATTTTGCGGGCGATGAGTTGATCGTTTAGTTGCGCCTCAATACGAATACTGACGTCGACGCCTTCTAAACGGTGATCGACATTGCGGTCGGTACTGATCAGTTCGATATCAATATCGGGGTAAGTTTGTTTAAAAGCGGGCATCAGCGGGGCAAGAACGTGTCTGCCAAAAGCGGCCGTAGTGGCGATGCAAAGTGAGCCCTGCGGTTTGGTTTCAATCGCCGCAGCCTGCGAGGCAAGGTCAATGTCCTGGGGAATATGTCGGACTTTTTCAAAGTAGCGTTTACCGCTCTCGGTTAACGTCATACTGCGGGTGGTGCGTGATAACAATCGCACGCCTAAATGTGTCTCCAGACGCGCAACGCTCTGGCTGACCGCCGCTGGACTCATTCCTTTCGCGCGCGCGGCGGCGGCAATGCTGCCGTTTTCCACTACGCGGATAAACGTGTTAATCAATCCCAGTAAGTCCATACATCCCTCAATATGCGATTCGTTGCTTTTACTTAATAATGATTAAAGCAGCAGTGTTCTACCCGCATCATGATTCGCTTGATAGGTTACCGGCTGTTTTGCTTAAACTGACTAAACAGGATAGCGTTATGACAGCAGCCATTGAGAAAAATACCGCACGCAGACGCCTGCCAAAACATGTTTCACCTTATATCTTTGCGCTTTACATGGCGACCATCATGGCGTTTCTGATGAGCCTGGTCATCACCTTCGCCGAGTTTGGTATCGGCCCGCATTATATGGAAAATGTGATGAATGCATATCAAGTTGCGATGCCAGCAGCTTTCGTTTGCATACTCGTGGTACGCCCGATTGTGGTCCGGTTAGTCGGGTTGACGGTGCATGGTCATTGAAGGGTTTGCAACTCGCTCGTGTCAGTTCTCATTGAGCGCATACAACTCTGTTTTGCAAAAAGTCGATGAACGCTCGTACTTTTTCAGGTACATGGCGAGTGTTGGGGTAGAGCGCATAAATTCCCTGGCGGGGAAAATGATGATCTGGCAGTAGTTGGATTAACTTCCCCAGGCGCAACTCTTCCTTTACAAGCCACGCAGGTAAGAGGGCAATGCCAGCCCCTCCTAGAGCAAAAGCCAGGAGTGATGCCGCATTGTCGGCCATGATTGTGGCGGGACTATGCACGTTGAAAATCACGCTTTCACATGATGGTGTTGTAACTTGCCAGCTCAATGGTGCTGACAGACGGCTATGTGCAATCCATCTCGCATCAGCAAGTTGCTCCAGAGTGGTAATGGGATGGTCTTTCACAGTGTTGAGATAGTCTGGGGAAGCTACGGGATAAATATCGAAGCGATCGATGAGCCGTGCATGGTGACTTGAATCGGCAAGTTGGCCAAGCCGGATTGCCACATCAAAACGTCCAGAAATAAGGTCGTCATTCTTTGATGATGAAACGTGTTGAATACGCAGTTGTGGATGTCTGGATGAAAATTCTGCCAGAGCCGGCAC
Coding sequences within it:
- the paoC gene encoding aldehyde oxidoreductase molybdenum-binding subunit PaoC, which translates into the protein MKFEKPAGNNPIDQLKVVGQPLNRIDGPLKTSGQAHYAYEWHNEAPDAAYGYVVGAPIAKGKITAIDVQAAQNAPGVLTVVTANNAGKLGKGDKNTARLLAEDTIEHYHQAVALVIAETFEQARAAASLVKVDYQREHGVYNLAQQKPEVTSSPEDTPDKAVGDFAAAFAASGVKLDAHYTTPDQSHTAMEPHASMATWQGDKLTVWTSNQMIDWCRTDLAATLNMPMEKIRIVSPYIGGGFGGKLFLRSDAVLAALGARAVQRPVKVMLPRPLIANNTTHRPATIQHIRIGTDQSGKIQAIAHESWSGNLPDGTPETAVQQTELLYAGANRFTGLRLATLDLPEGNAMRAPGEAPGLMALEIAIDEMAEKVGIDPIAFRILNDTQVDPAKPERPFSRRQLVECLNTGAERFGWSGRNAKPAMVKDGRWLVGMGVAAGFRNNMVTSSGARVHLDGKGIITVETDMTDIGTGSYTILAQTAAEMMGVPIERVVVRLGDSDFPVSAGSGGQWGANTSTSGVYAACVKLREAVASKLGFDAQRATFSEGQVHDGNQSATLAQAAAEAIITVEDTIEFGDLDEQYQQSTFAGHFIEVGVDVATGEVRVRRMLAVCAAGRILNPKTARSQVIGAMTMGLGGALMEELFVDDRLGYFVNHDMAGYEVPVHADIPQQEVIFLDDTDPISSPMKAKGVGELGLCGVSAAIANAIYNATGVRVRDYPVTLDKLLKGLPALV
- a CDS encoding DUF2798 domain-containing protein translates to MTAAIEKNTARRRLPKHVSPYIFALYMATIMAFLMSLVITFAEFGIGPHYMENVMNAYQVAMPAAFVCILVVRPIVVRLVGLTVHGH
- a CDS encoding FAD binding domain-containing protein — protein: MKAFTYQRVKTPAEAATSAQQHTNAKFIAGGTNLLDLMKLEIETPAHLIDVNGLELDKIEAMADGGLRIGALVRNTDLAADARVRRDYGVLSRALVAGASGQLRNQATTAGNLLQRTRCPYFYDTNQPCNKRLPGSGCAALDGFSRQHAVVGTSQDCIATHPSDMAVAMRLLDAVVETVSPDGSERNIPIAEFYRAPGNTPHLETVLNPGELIVAVSLPAPLGGTHIYRKVRDRASYAFALVSVAAIIQPDNSGRVALGGVAHQPWRLEEADNAVIQGAKAVSDRLFATAQPTAENEFKIILAQRTLASVLAEARG
- a CDS encoding LysR family transcriptional regulator is translated as MINLQRLEMFVAVVEAGSFTKASDTLGLTKAVVSFNIKQLEGELGVSLLTRSTRRVSATDSGERFYQRCRQLLQDAERVLDEVRRDHTGLIGLLRITTTPEYGSRVVVPALAEFSSRHPQLRIQHVSSSKNDDLISGRFDVAIRLGQLADSSHHARLIDRFDIYPVASPDYLNTVKDHPITTLEQLADARWIAHSRLSAPLSWQVTTPSCESVIFNVHSPATIMADNAASLLAFALGGAGIALLPAWLVKEELRLGKLIQLLPDHHFPRQGIYALYPNTRHVPEKVRAFIDFLQNRVVCAQ
- a CDS encoding LysR family transcriptional regulator; translation: MDLLGLINTFIRVVENGSIAAAARAKGMSPAAVSQSVARLETHLGVRLLSRTTRSMTLTESGKRYFEKVRHIPQDIDLASQAAAIETKPQGSLCIATTAAFGRHVLAPLMPAFKQTYPDIDIELISTDRNVDHRLEGVDVSIRIEAQLNDQLIARKIASLPFIFCAAPAYLARAGIPKMPEELSQHACLVFRYPTDGRFLPWTFMVNGQPVNAKLNPEFISDDIDIIAKIAENGGGIARLASFIAQPLIERGQLIALFHSDQGDKSDVAALPMNIYACVNERSALNSKVRAFIAFLEQQLV
- the paoA gene encoding aldehyde dehydrogenase iron-sulfur subunit PaoA, which translates into the protein MSSQHLTTPAPAMLPISFKVNGIQQQLDVDTRTTLLDALREHLHLTGTKKGCDHGQCGACTVMVNGRRINSCLTLAVMQQDAEITTIEGLGNPDELHPLQAAFIKHDGYQCGYCTPGQICSSMAVLEEIKAGIPSHVTHDLVSAPQLTADEIRERMSGNICRCGAYSNILAAIEEYAEGLES